Within the Candidatus Paceibacterota bacterium genome, the region CCATTCGATATTTACTGGAGGCTTGACAAAGGCTGTTTGCCAGCCGGCGTTATCTCCGTTAAATCCGGAAACGCACCCGTTGTTGTCTCGAATGACTTGAGCGATAGAATCAATAGAAAAAGGTATGACTGAAGCGTAACTTTTGGCTTTATAGATCAAAGCCTCACTATCCCCTGCCATGAATTCTCTCATATACGCCTCTGTGGGGGGTTTTCCGTCCATATACGACGGTACATCAAGTTCGGTATTTACGCCCAGCGCGGTTAATAATTTGCCTCCTAGTCTTATTTCCGCCCCTCCATTCGGGCTGAATATTCTTTGATAAATATCTTTGGCGGATAGATCAGTGAAATTCTTGCTTTCCAGTATTTCCAAAACTTCAGCATATTTCGCCCATGATTGACCTACACACGAGAGAGATCCGTTTTGTGATTCGACTTTTAAAAACCAATCCATTTTACGCTCTATGTCAAAACCTTCTTGCCAGTCGAATGGAGCTGTGATCCCCGCTAACTCGGAATATTTATAATCTCTCTCGTCGGGAATATCCGGCAACGCACCTTTTCCGAAATTCTCTATGTCCATATTTTTATTTTAATGATTAATTTTGTAATTTATCTCTCTAGTCAAGTATTCTATCGCGTAAGCAAATGCTTCGTCGCTGTCGCTAGAAAATGTGATCCCTATTCTATCGAAAAGGAAACACACCGCATGGAATATTTCGTGTGCCAACACCGATTGGCTGTATGATTTTAGCCTAATGACTGTTTGTCCGTTTTCCAGCATTACGGTTCTTCCCCTTCCAGTCACTTCAAGCAGCTTCTTTTCGTTATCGCTCAATTCACATCCCAATTTAGTGATCGCTTTTATGACTTCTTCTGTGGTCGTTCCGATACTGATCATGACGTCAAACGGATAAATTCCCCATGATATTACAAAGTGTTGTTTCTTTTTCATTTGAAATAATTATCTTGTAAAAATTGAGGGCGGTTCATCGATAAAATATCCTGCCCCGCCCTATTTCCTCTAGTTCTTTTTTTAATTCAAATCTGTCTTTCTCTTGTCTTTCGGCTATTTCTTTTTGTTGTTGTTTATATTTTTG harbors:
- a CDS encoding C1 family peptidase; its protein translation is MDIENFGKGALPDIPDERDYKYSELAGITAPFDWQEGFDIERKMDWFLKVESQNGSLSCVGQSWAKYAEVLEILESKNFTDLSAKDIYQRIFSPNGGAEIRLGGKLLTALGVNTELDVPSYMDGKPPTEAYMREFMAGDSEALIYKAKSYASVIPFSIDSIAQVIRDNNGCVSGFNGDNAGWQTAFVKPPVNIEWGHAVYLVGAKFINGKKYIKFINSWGTGWGEKGFGYFGEEYLSNMFSLWTLIDQINPNNKTMLKLKIDKEKNQYLVDEETRIGFSIANEQALAEITGHYKKFGDPVLCDPTGYLIIRGATALQWKNFLNL